From Haloglomus litoreum, the proteins below share one genomic window:
- a CDS encoding plastocyanin/azurin family copper-binding protein, translating to MSTESTAVSRRDFLRTAAGAGALAGATGTATAQDGTTHTVAMTDGLVFDPETIAIEPGDTVVWENVGSIGHSVTAYEDDIPAEAEFFASGGFDTEGAARNSYPDGEVGGGETYQHTFEVEGTYGYFCIPHEGAGMIGTVNVGTAGATPTDSGGLVPEVPENARTLALGALVAGLSVLGLAYFFMRYGGEYGLGEE from the coding sequence ATGTCCACGGAGTCCACAGCCGTCTCACGGCGCGACTTCCTCCGAACGGCCGCCGGCGCCGGTGCGCTCGCCGGCGCGACCGGCACCGCCACCGCACAGGACGGTACCACCCACACCGTGGCGATGACGGACGGACTCGTGTTCGACCCCGAGACCATCGCCATCGAGCCCGGCGACACGGTGGTCTGGGAGAACGTCGGCTCCATCGGCCACTCCGTGACCGCCTACGAGGACGACATCCCCGCCGAGGCCGAGTTCTTCGCGAGCGGCGGCTTCGACACCGAGGGGGCCGCGCGCAACTCCTACCCCGATGGCGAGGTGGGTGGTGGCGAAACCTACCAGCACACCTTCGAGGTCGAGGGCACCTACGGCTACTTCTGCATCCCGCACGAGGGCGCTGGGATGATCGGCACCGTCAACGTGGGGACCGCCGGCGCCACGCCGACGGATAGCGGCGGCCTCGTTCCGGAGGTACCGGAGAACGCACGGACGCTCGCTCTGGGCGCGCTGGTCGCGGGGCTGTCGGTGCTCGGACTCGCGTACTTCTTCATGCGTTACGGCGGCGAGTACGGCCTCGGCGAGGAGTGA
- a CDS encoding MBL fold metallo-hydrolase, with amino-acid sequence MNPDELGVEMPDVTVESTSPEQLKARIDDGEAVTLLDARMSSDYEEWAIDGENVESINVPYFQFLDEEIDDAVLEQLPEDDHMTVLCAKGGASEYVAAELSVRGYDVDHLEDGMNGWASIYEAEEITGYDGAGTLVQYQRPSSGCLGYMVYDGDEAAVIDPLRAFTDRYLEDAAELGVDLTYAIDTHIHADHISGVRALVEEGVEGVVPAAAAERGVTYTDQVTLAEDGDEFDVGDATIETVFTPGHTTGMTSYLVDDSLLATGDGLFIESVARPDLEEGDDGAPDAARMLYESLQERVLTLDDDVLVGGAHFSDAAEPADDGTYTAPIGDLRERMDALSMDEDDFVDLVLADMPPRPANYEDIIATNLGQQAADDEEAFTLELGPNNCAASQDALTSD; translated from the coding sequence ATGAACCCGGACGAGTTGGGCGTCGAGATGCCCGACGTGACTGTTGAATCGACCAGCCCCGAGCAGCTCAAGGCCCGTATCGACGACGGGGAGGCGGTCACCCTGCTGGACGCCCGGATGTCGAGCGACTACGAGGAGTGGGCCATCGACGGCGAGAACGTCGAGTCCATCAACGTCCCCTACTTCCAGTTCCTGGACGAGGAGATCGACGACGCGGTGCTGGAGCAGCTGCCCGAGGACGACCACATGACCGTCCTCTGCGCGAAGGGCGGTGCCAGCGAGTACGTCGCGGCCGAACTCTCCGTCCGCGGCTACGACGTCGACCACCTCGAGGACGGGATGAACGGCTGGGCCTCCATCTACGAGGCCGAGGAGATCACCGGCTACGACGGCGCGGGGACGCTCGTCCAGTACCAGCGCCCCTCCAGCGGCTGCCTGGGCTACATGGTCTACGACGGCGACGAGGCCGCCGTCATCGACCCGCTGCGCGCGTTCACCGACCGCTACCTCGAGGACGCCGCCGAACTCGGTGTCGACCTGACGTACGCCATCGATACCCACATCCACGCCGATCACATCTCCGGCGTGCGCGCGCTCGTCGAGGAGGGCGTCGAGGGTGTCGTCCCCGCGGCCGCCGCCGAGCGCGGCGTCACCTACACCGACCAGGTGACGCTGGCCGAGGACGGCGACGAGTTCGATGTCGGCGACGCCACCATCGAGACCGTGTTCACCCCCGGCCACACGACCGGGATGACGAGCTACCTCGTCGACGACAGCCTGCTGGCGACGGGTGACGGCCTCTTCATCGAGAGCGTCGCCCGCCCGGACCTCGAGGAGGGCGACGACGGCGCGCCGGACGCCGCCCGGATGCTCTACGAGAGCCTGCAGGAGCGCGTCCTCACGCTCGACGACGACGTGCTGGTCGGCGGCGCCCACTTCAGCGACGCCGCAGAACCCGCCGACGACGGGACCTACACGGCCCCCATCGGTGACCTCAGAGAGCGGATGGACGCGCTCTCGATGGACGAGGACGACTTCGTCGACCTGGTGCTGGCGGATATGCCGCCCCGGCCGGCCAACTACGAGGACATCATCGCGACGAACCTCGGACAGCAGGCGGCCGACGACGAGGAAGCGTTCACCCTCGAGCTGGGCCCGAACAACTGCGCCGCCAGCCAGGATGCGCTCACGAGTGACTGA
- a CDS encoding DUF7548 family protein, producing the protein MDRTKAAPTLGIVGCLLVLAVLVWPYLQETAASVSAYYGSGLVTPLAAGLLAFVSIIVFAAGREERSDPALVAGAALVFGLFVLVIGVSFAFTARVDVLGGSSALLTYQRWALAAVSVVPVAGAGWYARTLGLL; encoded by the coding sequence ATGGACCGGACGAAGGCGGCGCCGACGCTGGGTATCGTTGGCTGTCTGCTCGTGCTCGCGGTGCTGGTGTGGCCGTACCTGCAGGAGACGGCGGCGTCGGTCTCGGCGTACTACGGCTCGGGCCTGGTGACGCCGCTGGCGGCGGGCCTGCTGGCGTTCGTGAGCATCATCGTCTTCGCGGCCGGCCGCGAGGAGCGCTCGGACCCGGCGCTGGTCGCGGGCGCCGCGCTCGTGTTCGGGCTGTTCGTCCTCGTCATCGGGGTCTCCTTCGCCTTCACCGCGCGGGTCGACGTTCTGGGCGGCAGCTCCGCGCTGCTCACCTACCAGCGGTGGGCGCTCGCCGCCGTCTCCGTCGTCCCGGTGGCCGGCGCCGGCTGGTACGCACGCACGCTCGGACTGCTCTGA
- a CDS encoding DUF5798 family protein, whose translation MALGGATKKLQQIVDMAEETYKRLNELRDQVQEMRQTVIDTNRRVRRLERTVDDQGALIEALARDADVDVEQVLAEAAIEEAEPTTSESVPDARADATGDATGDADEVVGDAEGTDP comes from the coding sequence ATGGCCCTCGGAGGCGCGACGAAGAAGCTCCAGCAGATCGTCGACATGGCGGAGGAGACGTACAAGCGGCTGAACGAACTGCGCGACCAGGTCCAGGAGATGCGCCAGACGGTCATCGACACGAACCGGCGGGTCCGCCGGCTGGAGCGGACCGTCGACGACCAGGGCGCGCTGATCGAGGCGCTCGCCCGGGACGCCGACGTGGACGTCGAGCAGGTGCTCGCGGAGGCCGCCATCGAGGAGGCCGAACCCACCACGTCGGAATCGGTCCCTGACGCGCGTGCCGACGCGACCGGCGACGCGACTGGCGACGCGGACGAGGTGGTCGGCGACGCGGAGGGGACGGACCCGTAG
- the fdhF gene encoding formate dehydrogenase subunit alpha, with protein MDDGERSFRAAPSVCPFCGVGCSLQYSEKTASARGWTGPVNRKGEICPKGGAAWQMVEHEDRLTQPLVRESGRLVTASWDEALDRVTGTFADIVATDGADALAFFASSNCTNEENYLLQKVARLLGTNNVDNCARLCHASTVAAMAQRFGAGAMTNSLDDLGEADVFLVVGANPAEQHPVIFRSYLYPAIKNGTELIHIDPRENATTEAATHHLPVRPGYDIPLLNAIAAVLVEEALTDEAFLDERVEGVAAFRAFVADVDVEANAELAGVDPDELRAAARAYGAADRAAAFTGMGMSQHHCGTDNVHALLNLALLTGNVGKRGTGVNPLRGQNNVQGAGDVGALPNVLPGYQSVTDPVARERIAAEWGVEPPAEPGLTEVEATHRFGDGVRGAYVFGENPAVTEPNANRVADALDRLDCLVVHDIFRTETVEHADVVLPGCVWAEKAGTVTNTDRQVIRMRRNADPPGDARRDLEIIRELGARLTDQPFDYDGPEAVFEEFTRVSPIYAGMSYDGIGTGSQRWPFPEGATEGVGVLHAERFESGAQRAPLVPVEHVDPVDPVADDELVLTTGRVLQHFNSGAVTRRSGTLMRMRGEDVLQIHPDDATARDITDGDTVEVANDRGSVTLAAEVTPAIRRGTVFATFHYADPLVNRLTGDELDPVAKIPEFKHSAARVTVVGD; from the coding sequence ATGGACGACGGTGAGCGCTCGTTCCGGGCCGCCCCCAGCGTCTGCCCGTTCTGCGGGGTCGGCTGTAGCCTCCAGTACAGCGAGAAGACGGCGTCCGCACGGGGCTGGACGGGGCCGGTCAACCGGAAGGGCGAGATCTGTCCGAAGGGCGGCGCCGCGTGGCAGATGGTCGAGCACGAGGACCGCCTCACGCAACCGCTCGTCCGGGAGTCGGGCCGGCTGGTGACCGCCTCCTGGGACGAGGCCCTCGACCGCGTCACCGGGACGTTCGCCGACATCGTCGCGACCGACGGCGCCGACGCGCTCGCCTTCTTCGCCTCCTCGAACTGCACGAACGAGGAGAACTACCTGCTCCAGAAGGTCGCGCGCCTGCTCGGCACCAACAACGTCGACAACTGCGCGCGGCTCTGCCACGCCTCGACCGTCGCCGCGATGGCCCAGCGGTTCGGCGCGGGCGCGATGACCAATTCGCTGGACGACCTCGGCGAGGCGGACGTCTTCCTCGTCGTCGGCGCCAACCCCGCCGAACAGCACCCGGTCATCTTCCGGTCGTATCTCTACCCCGCCATCAAGAACGGGACCGAACTGATCCACATCGATCCCCGCGAGAACGCGACCACGGAGGCCGCGACCCACCATCTCCCGGTCCGCCCGGGATACGACATCCCACTCCTGAACGCCATCGCCGCGGTCCTGGTCGAGGAGGCACTGACCGACGAGGCGTTCCTCGACGAGCGCGTCGAGGGCGTCGCGGCGTTCCGGGCGTTCGTCGCGGACGTGGATGTCGAGGCGAATGCCGAGCTGGCAGGCGTTGATCCGGACGAGTTGCGGGCGGCCGCCCGGGCCTACGGCGCGGCCGACCGCGCCGCCGCCTTCACCGGGATGGGGATGAGCCAGCACCACTGCGGGACGGACAACGTCCACGCCCTGCTGAACCTCGCGCTCCTCACGGGGAACGTCGGCAAGCGGGGCACCGGCGTCAACCCGCTCCGCGGCCAGAACAACGTCCAGGGCGCGGGCGACGTGGGGGCACTCCCGAACGTGCTGCCGGGGTACCAGTCCGTCACCGACCCGGTGGCGCGCGAACGCATCGCGGCCGAGTGGGGTGTCGAGCCACCCGCGGAACCCGGGCTGACGGAGGTCGAGGCCACTCACCGGTTCGGCGACGGGGTCCGGGGGGCCTACGTCTTCGGCGAGAACCCCGCGGTGACCGAACCGAACGCGAACCGGGTCGCGGACGCGCTCGACCGCCTGGACTGCCTCGTGGTCCACGACATCTTCCGCACCGAGACCGTCGAACACGCGGACGTGGTCCTCCCGGGGTGCGTCTGGGCGGAGAAGGCCGGAACGGTCACCAACACCGACCGCCAGGTCATCCGGATGCGACGCAACGCCGACCCGCCGGGCGATGCGCGGCGCGACCTCGAGATCATCCGCGAACTCGGTGCCCGGCTCACCGACCAGCCGTTCGACTACGACGGTCCGGAGGCGGTCTTCGAGGAGTTCACGCGCGTCTCACCCATCTACGCCGGGATGAGCTACGACGGGATCGGGACGGGGAGCCAGCGTTGGCCGTTCCCGGAGGGTGCCACGGAGGGCGTCGGTGTCCTCCACGCCGAACGGTTCGAATCGGGCGCGCAGCGCGCACCGCTCGTGCCGGTCGAGCACGTCGACCCGGTCGACCCGGTGGCCGACGACGAGCTCGTGCTGACGACCGGACGGGTGTTACAGCACTTCAACAGCGGCGCCGTCACCCGGCGCTCGGGGACACTGATGCGGATGCGCGGCGAGGACGTTCTCCAGATCCACCCGGACGACGCCACGGCGCGCGACATCACGGACGGTGACACCGTCGAGGTGGCCAACGACCGCGGGAGCGTGACGCTGGCCGCCGAGGTGACACCGGCCATCCGACGTGGCACCGTCTTCGCGACGTTCCACTACGCGGACCCGCTGGTCAACCGGCTGACGGGCGACGAACTCGACCCCGTGGCGAAGATCCCGGAGTTCAAACACTCGGCCGCACGCGTGACGGTTGTCGGGGACTGA
- a CDS encoding CoA-binding protein codes for MPVESDEELREILEHDTIAVVGMSDTPGKAAHGVPQYLIEHGYDVIPVNPTADEVQGRRAYDSLAEVEAEIDVVDVFRPSEEVAGIVDEVLAREDVAAVWLQLNIRDDEAGARVEESGRKFVQDRCIKVVHQRLMG; via the coding sequence ATGCCGGTCGAATCCGACGAGGAACTCCGCGAGATACTCGAACACGACACCATCGCCGTCGTCGGTATGTCCGACACCCCGGGGAAGGCCGCACACGGCGTCCCGCAGTACCTCATCGAGCACGGCTACGACGTCATCCCGGTCAACCCGACCGCCGACGAGGTGCAGGGCCGCCGCGCCTACGATTCGCTGGCCGAGGTCGAGGCGGAGATCGATGTCGTCGACGTGTTCCGCCCGAGCGAGGAGGTCGCCGGCATCGTCGACGAGGTGCTCGCGCGCGAGGACGTGGCCGCCGTGTGGCTCCAGCTGAACATCCGTGACGACGAGGCCGGCGCGCGCGTCGAGGAGTCCGGCCGCAAGTTCGTGCAGGACCGCTGCATCAAGGTCGTCCATCAGCGGCTCATGGGCTAG
- a CDS encoding universal stress protein: MVVLVPIDDSDPAWTALELAVEAFPGTLLVVHVVDPLRALATHGSRGLDGAMDAAQHDAERILAAATAHADSRGVATETEVAFGDPARTILEYAALDEVDHVVIGSHGRTGVGRILLGSVAETVLRRSPVPVTVAR, from the coding sequence ATGGTCGTACTGGTCCCCATCGACGACTCGGACCCGGCGTGGACGGCACTGGAACTCGCCGTCGAGGCGTTCCCGGGGACGCTCCTGGTGGTCCACGTCGTCGACCCGCTGCGGGCGCTCGCCACGCACGGGAGCCGGGGGCTCGACGGCGCGATGGATGCCGCACAGCACGATGCCGAGCGGATCCTGGCGGCGGCCACGGCCCACGCCGACTCGCGGGGTGTCGCGACCGAGACGGAGGTCGCGTTCGGCGATCCTGCCAGGACCATCCTCGAGTACGCCGCGCTCGACGAGGTCGACCACGTCGTCATCGGAAGTCACGGGCGGACGGGCGTCGGGCGGATACTGCTCGGCAGCGTCGCCGAGACCGTCCTCCGGCGGTCACCCGTCCCCGTCACCGTCGCGCGCTGA
- a CDS encoding pyridoxamine 5'-phosphate oxidase family protein, with amino-acid sequence MDMDNIQYATTRGLSDEEVAELLAAHHVGVLSLADGGDAYAVPVDYHYDGDHFYVRLTDDGESDKLEFLAATERPEFLVYGHGGQYESWSILVRGDLHEIDPDERGIDAATVNDWFGPVRVFDESVPELTLRLFELTVERLVGRATIG; translated from the coding sequence ATGGATATGGACAACATCCAGTACGCCACGACGCGGGGACTGAGCGACGAGGAGGTGGCCGAGCTGCTCGCTGCCCACCATGTCGGCGTCCTCTCACTCGCCGACGGCGGCGACGCGTACGCGGTCCCCGTCGACTACCACTACGACGGTGACCACTTCTACGTCCGGCTGACCGACGACGGGGAGAGCGACAAACTCGAGTTCCTCGCGGCGACCGAGCGGCCGGAGTTCCTCGTCTACGGCCACGGCGGGCAGTACGAGTCCTGGAGCATCCTCGTCCGCGGCGACCTCCACGAGATCGACCCCGACGAACGGGGCATCGACGCCGCGACGGTCAACGACTGGTTCGGCCCCGTCCGCGTGTTCGACGAGTCCGTCCCCGAACTGACTCTCCGGCTGTTCGAACTGACGGTCGAACGGCTCGTCGGGCGGGCAACCATCGGCTAG
- a CDS encoding DsrE/DsrF/DrsH-like family protein: protein MSTDTQPTPDGAPSAEEFEALQSRIDDLEDELAAVRTEVDDDTQKMVIIATKGTLDMAYPPLILASTAAAFGYDVTVFHTFWGLEILHEEKADDLKLSAVGNPNMPVPNVVGALPGMDRVTTRMMAKQIADNEVATVRELIETSIDQGVRFQACQMTIDLMGYDEDDFFDEVETGVGAASAFQEMAEADIQLLV, encoded by the coding sequence ATGAGCACGGACACCCAGCCCACCCCCGACGGCGCACCCTCGGCCGAGGAGTTCGAGGCACTCCAGTCCCGTATCGACGACCTGGAGGACGAACTCGCGGCCGTCCGTACCGAGGTGGACGACGATACCCAGAAGATGGTCATCATCGCGACGAAGGGGACCCTCGACATGGCCTACCCGCCGCTCATCCTCGCGAGCACGGCGGCCGCCTTCGGATACGACGTGACCGTGTTCCACACCTTCTGGGGGCTCGAGATCCTCCACGAGGAGAAGGCCGACGACCTCAAGCTGAGCGCCGTCGGCAACCCCAATATGCCCGTCCCCAACGTGGTCGGCGCGCTCCCGGGGATGGACCGGGTCACGACCCGGATGATGGCGAAGCAGATCGCCGACAACGAGGTCGCCACGGTCCGCGAACTCATCGAGACCTCCATCGACCAGGGCGTCCGGTTCCAGGCCTGCCAGATGACCATCGACCTGATGGGCTACGACGAGGACGACTTCTTCGACGAGGTCGAGACCGGCGTCGGTGCGGCCAGCGCCTTCCAGGAGATGGCCGAGGCCGACATCCAGCTGCTGGTCTGA
- a CDS encoding helix-turn-helix transcriptional regulator, with the protein MRRPGAFGLAVLLLVASVAPALALSAAAGAGAPGGPATVAQVGNQEVDSTEFRITVHENTSARWTFVYKVTLSNESQREDFRAYAERFNTQETELYTNFRERSRRVTEQGTDATGRQMNATGFSKRAYIPSLNENRGLVRMSFVWTNFAIREGDRIEMGDVFEGGFYIGPDQRLVVEHGPNLRFQSANPSPIIDEESIAESDTLTWLGEQEFVDERPQVRLVPPSQPTATPSATPTSPPGSESPTDTDPGGGSTGFLPILGLGVVLLLGLGVALAYGAGALPGTGDDDDGAAAATVDDGDGDGGGADTGGGGAAAGAATEQPEPAVPDEELLEDDQRVMQLLEENGGRMKQVNIVEETGWSKSKVSMLLSDMEEEEQISKLRVGRENIISKKGMEPDAAGSPFDDE; encoded by the coding sequence ATGAGACGGCCGGGCGCGTTCGGACTCGCGGTGCTCCTCCTCGTCGCCAGCGTCGCTCCCGCGCTCGCACTGTCGGCGGCAGCCGGGGCCGGCGCGCCCGGCGGCCCGGCGACGGTGGCCCAGGTCGGCAACCAGGAGGTGGACTCCACCGAGTTCCGCATCACCGTCCACGAGAACACCTCCGCGCGGTGGACCTTCGTCTACAAGGTGACGCTCAGCAACGAGTCCCAGCGCGAGGACTTCCGGGCGTACGCCGAGCGGTTCAACACCCAGGAGACCGAGCTGTACACGAACTTCAGGGAGCGCTCGCGGCGCGTCACGGAGCAGGGAACCGACGCCACGGGCCGGCAGATGAACGCGACCGGGTTCTCGAAGCGGGCCTACATCCCGAGCCTCAACGAGAACCGGGGACTCGTCCGCATGAGCTTCGTGTGGACGAACTTCGCCATCAGGGAGGGTGACAGGATCGAGATGGGTGACGTCTTCGAGGGCGGGTTCTACATCGGCCCGGACCAGCGCCTCGTCGTCGAACACGGTCCGAACCTGCGGTTCCAGTCGGCCAACCCGAGCCCCATCATCGACGAGGAGTCCATCGCCGAGAGCGACACGCTGACCTGGCTCGGCGAGCAGGAGTTCGTCGACGAGCGCCCGCAGGTCCGCCTGGTCCCGCCGTCACAGCCAACCGCCACACCGTCGGCCACGCCGACGTCGCCACCGGGCAGCGAGAGCCCGACCGACACGGATCCCGGAGGCGGCTCGACGGGCTTCCTCCCCATCCTCGGGCTCGGCGTCGTCCTGTTGCTCGGCCTGGGGGTCGCGCTGGCGTACGGCGCCGGCGCGCTCCCGGGGACGGGTGACGACGACGACGGCGCCGCGGCGGCGACGGTCGATGACGGCGACGGTGACGGTGGAGGCGCGGACACCGGGGGCGGTGGTGCTGCGGCGGGCGCCGCTACCGAGCAGCCCGAGCCGGCCGTCCCGGACGAGGAGCTGCTCGAGGACGACCAGCGCGTCATGCAGTTGCTCGAGGAGAACGGCGGTCGGATGAAACAGGTCAACATCGTCGAGGAGACGGGCTGGTCGAAGTCGAAGGTCTCCATGCTCCTCTCGGACATGGAGGAGGAGGAGCAGATCTCGAAGCTCCGCGTCGGCCGCGAGAACATCATCTCGAAGAAGGGGATGGAGCCGGACGCCGCCGGCTCCCCCTTCGACGACGAGTGA
- a CDS encoding sulfurtransferase TusA family protein, producing MSTETPTETLDVKGQNCPMPVIKTKGAFDGLAPGATLEVVATDSGSMSDIAGWADSTEDAELVDQEEGTEDGEAVYRHYIRKTE from the coding sequence ATGAGCACGGAAACACCTACCGAGACGCTCGACGTGAAGGGACAGAACTGCCCGATGCCGGTCATCAAGACCAAGGGAGCCTTCGACGGGCTCGCCCCCGGCGCCACGCTGGAGGTGGTCGCGACCGACTCCGGGAGCATGAGCGACATCGCGGGCTGGGCGGACTCGACCGAGGACGCCGAGCTCGTCGACCAGGAGGAGGGCACGGAGGACGGCGAGGCCGTCTACCGCCACTACATCCGCAAGACCGAGTGA
- a CDS encoding DUF7557 family protein — MTHTLEISDNLKERMERHLEEDETLEEFVEELLSMYETEGAFLQEGYSE, encoded by the coding sequence ATGACCCACACACTCGAGATCAGCGACAACCTGAAAGAGCGGATGGAACGCCACCTGGAGGAGGACGAGACCCTCGAGGAGTTCGTCGAGGAGCTCCTCTCCATGTACGAGACGGAGGGCGCGTTCCTCCAGGAGGGGTACTCGGAGTGA
- a CDS encoding universal stress protein, with the protein MTRHVLVPTDGSPLARQALRYALREFPDADITVLHVVDLFEPTYGEHQGFEPTYEHMMGSAEWYEATERVTDAILGAARDLAADYDREVATDSDIGDVDRIVLSYADEEDVDHIVLGAHGREGADRPFFGSVADTVARRASVPVTLVR; encoded by the coding sequence ATGACACGACACGTGCTGGTTCCCACCGACGGGTCGCCGCTGGCGCGCCAGGCGCTCCGGTACGCGCTGCGGGAGTTCCCGGACGCCGACATCACCGTCCTGCACGTGGTCGACCTGTTCGAGCCGACGTACGGCGAGCACCAGGGGTTCGAGCCGACGTACGAGCACATGATGGGCTCGGCGGAGTGGTACGAGGCCACCGAGCGGGTGACCGACGCCATCCTCGGCGCGGCCCGCGACCTGGCGGCGGACTACGACCGCGAGGTGGCCACCGACTCCGACATCGGCGACGTCGACCGGATCGTCCTGAGCTACGCCGACGAGGAGGACGTGGACCACATCGTCCTCGGAGCGCACGGCAGGGAGGGCGCGGACAGGCCGTTCTTCGGGAGCGTCGCCGACACGGTCGCTCGCCGGGCCTCGGTCCCGGTGACGCTCGTCCGGTGA
- a CDS encoding DUF998 domain-containing protein: protein MQETIVERGAVSTAREDGPDYLRLAGGVFLGLGVGFLTVVMLAAAMVPGYDFRNGAISDLGVAPETALVFNGLLVLAGLANIAGGYLLYRSHGKRWLLGTFVLAGVGAVVAGVFPLDTGAPHSLGALFAFVFFNVQALGLATRFPGVMRWLSVLAGALGLVFVVLMVLGDGGNTAVFGPFGHGGTERLIVYPVMLWLVALGGYLLGGGTLGRRAVAGR, encoded by the coding sequence ATGCAAGAGACAATCGTCGAGCGCGGGGCCGTATCCACGGCCCGCGAGGACGGACCTGACTACCTGCGGCTCGCCGGGGGCGTCTTCCTCGGGCTGGGCGTGGGCTTCCTGACCGTCGTCATGCTGGCGGCGGCGATGGTTCCGGGCTACGACTTCCGTAACGGCGCCATCAGCGACCTCGGCGTCGCGCCGGAGACGGCACTCGTGTTCAACGGGCTGCTCGTCCTGGCCGGCCTCGCCAACATCGCCGGGGGCTACCTGCTCTACCGGAGCCACGGGAAGCGGTGGCTGCTGGGCACCTTCGTCCTCGCCGGTGTGGGCGCGGTCGTCGCCGGCGTCTTCCCGCTCGATACGGGCGCACCGCACAGCCTCGGCGCGCTGTTCGCGTTCGTGTTCTTCAACGTGCAGGCGCTCGGCCTCGCGACCCGGTTCCCGGGCGTGATGCGGTGGCTGTCGGTGCTGGCGGGCGCGCTCGGCCTCGTCTTCGTCGTCCTGATGGTTCTCGGGGACGGTGGCAACACGGCCGTCTTCGGCCCCTTCGGTCACGGCGGGACCGAGCGCCTCATCGTCTACCCGGTGATGCTCTGGCTGGTCGCGCTGGGGGGCTACCTGCTCGGCGGCGGCACCCTGGGACGACGAGCGGTGGCCGGTCGGTGA
- a CDS encoding DUF6691 family protein: MSSGRHPLFLPTVLVGGLIFGFGLGISQMARPEVVLDFLTFEDLGLLFVMGGGSVVAGLAFWFVPRLRDGAPLTGRRYERRLKAFDRRVLVGGGIFGVGWGLAGICPGAAYASLGVGNWPILYAIAGMFLGAYAQGVWRSKRADDTATPTPSDD; this comes from the coding sequence GTGAGCAGCGGCCGACACCCGCTGTTCCTGCCGACGGTGCTGGTCGGCGGGCTGATCTTCGGCTTCGGCCTCGGCATCAGTCAGATGGCCCGCCCGGAGGTCGTGCTCGACTTCCTCACGTTCGAGGACCTGGGGCTGCTGTTCGTGATGGGTGGCGGCTCCGTGGTCGCCGGGCTCGCGTTCTGGTTCGTCCCGCGCCTGCGCGACGGGGCACCACTCACCGGCCGCCGGTACGAGCGCCGGCTGAAGGCGTTCGACCGGCGGGTCCTCGTCGGCGGCGGCATCTTCGGCGTCGGCTGGGGGCTGGCCGGCATCTGCCCCGGCGCGGCCTACGCCAGCCTCGGGGTGGGCAACTGGCCCATCCTCTACGCCATCGCCGGGATGTTCCTCGGCGCGTACGCGCAGGGCGTCTGGCGAAGCAAGCGCGCCGACGATACGGCCACCCCGACCCCCAGCGACGACTGA
- a CDS encoding YeeE/YedE family protein, whose amino-acid sequence MLSGLLGLETFFPNGVSHYAIGGLLVGLGTAVIYYGTGIPAGASTFLESTLSYVSDRDRFQRYRASRDWRVVFTVGIVLGAAVYALTIQGGAWTTAVAPWRLFVGGTLVGVGTRVGKGCTSGHGICGVGSVSRTSIVGVVTFMLVAIVTANVVAALGVTP is encoded by the coding sequence ATGCTCAGTGGACTACTCGGGCTGGAGACGTTCTTCCCGAACGGCGTGAGTCACTACGCCATCGGCGGCCTGCTCGTCGGACTCGGGACGGCCGTCATCTACTACGGGACGGGCATCCCGGCCGGCGCGAGCACGTTCCTGGAGTCGACCCTGTCGTACGTCTCCGACCGGGACCGGTTCCAGCGGTACCGCGCGTCCCGTGACTGGCGAGTGGTCTTCACCGTCGGCATCGTCCTCGGGGCGGCCGTCTACGCCCTCACGATTCAGGGCGGCGCGTGGACGACCGCGGTCGCCCCGTGGCGGCTGTTCGTCGGCGGTACGCTCGTCGGTGTCGGCACCCGTGTCGGGAAGGGCTGTACCTCCGGCCACGGCATCTGTGGCGTCGGCTCCGTCTCCCGGACGTCCATCGTCGGCGTGGTGACGTTCATGCTCGTCGCCATCGTCACCGCGAACGTCGTCGCCGCGCTGGGGGTGACACCGTGA